DNA sequence from the Candidatus Nanopelagicales bacterium genome:
CCGAGTACGCGCGCCGGCCGATCCGCCGTCGCACGAGAAGGAGTGCTGCGGCCATGGCCGTCGTCACCATGAGGCAGCTGCTCGAGAGCGGCGTCCACTTCGGTCACCAGACCCGCCGGTGGAACCCCAAGATGAAGCGGTTCATCTTCACCGAGCGCAACGGCATCTACATCATCGATCTGCAGCAGTCGCTGTCGTACATCGACCGCGCCTACGAGTTCATCAAGGAGACCGTCGCGCACGGCGGCTCGATCCTGTTCGTGGGCACCAAGAAGCAGGCGCAGGAGGCTGTGGCGCAGCAGGCCACCCGCGTCGGCATGCCGTACGTCAACCAGCGCTGGCTCGGCGGCATGCTCACCAACTTCTCGACGGTCCACAAGCGGCTGCAGCGGCTCAAGGAGCTCGAGGAGATCGACTTCGACGACGTGGCCGGCTCCGGCATGACCAAGAAGGAGCTGCTCGTCCTCAAGCGCGAGAAGGACAAGCTCGAGCGCACCCTCGGCGGTATCCGTGACATGAGCCGCGTCCCGAGCGCGGTCTGGATCGTGGACACCAAGAAGGAGCACATCGCCATCGGCGAGGCGCG
Encoded proteins:
- the rpsB gene encoding 30S ribosomal protein S2, which codes for MAVVTMRQLLESGVHFGHQTRRWNPKMKRFIFTERNGIYIIDLQQSLSYIDRAYEFIKETVAHGGSILFVGTKKQAQEAVAQQATRVGMPYVNQRWLGGMLTNFSTVHKRLQRLKELEEIDFDDVAGSGMTKKELLVLKREKDKLERTLGGIRDMSRVPSAVWIVDTKKEHIAIGEARKLGIPVVAILDTNCDPDEVDFPIPGNDDAIRSVALLTRVVADAAAEGLMARAGRGHGEGESAGVAVDEPLAEWEKELLAGAEAAEAADAAVAATEAVAAEAVADVSAEAPASEPVAEAVVEVVAEAAPETPQA